Proteins from a genomic interval of Bradyrhizobium sp. CCBAU 53340:
- a CDS encoding response regulator transcription factor, which yields MPGNTFSKGEVFVIDTDAACREELSSALQQSAYDVICFADSASLLSEAKARMPACVLLEMPPDRSALDMLRRLREANCMAPVLVTSANGSIAMAVDAIKSGAADFIEKPFRTHDIIGRIDAAIDEYIQPDSSRQRWLPGCAPLTLREGDVLAHLVAGRTNKEIARRMHLSARTVEGYRASILKKAGAKNVTDLLRRIFGQGSPTQV from the coding sequence ATGCCGGGGAACACGTTTTCCAAGGGCGAGGTATTCGTCATCGACACTGACGCTGCCTGCCGCGAAGAACTGTCCAGTGCGCTTCAACAGAGCGCCTATGACGTGATTTGCTTTGCCGACAGCGCATCGCTTCTATCGGAGGCAAAGGCGAGGATGCCGGCCTGCGTGCTGCTGGAGATGCCGCCGGATCGCTCCGCCCTCGACATGCTCAGGCGTCTGCGCGAGGCGAATTGCATGGCGCCGGTGCTGGTGACCTCGGCGAACGGCAGCATCGCCATGGCGGTCGACGCGATCAAGAGCGGCGCGGCGGACTTCATCGAGAAGCCGTTCCGCACCCACGACATCATCGGCCGGATCGACGCTGCGATCGACGAATACATCCAGCCCGACTCGAGCCGGCAGCGCTGGCTGCCCGGTTGCGCCCCCCTGACCTTGCGCGAAGGTGACGTGCTGGCGCATCTCGTTGCTGGCCGGACCAACAAGGAGATCGCCCGGCGGATGCATCTGAGCGCGCGCACGGTCGAGGGCTATCGCGCCAGCATCCTGAAGAAGGCTGGTGCCAAGAACGTGACCGATCTGCTCCGCCGCATCTTCGGCCAGGGCTCGCCCACGCAGGTCTGA
- a CDS encoding mucoidy inhibitor MuiA family protein, which produces MRMIARCLATTSLVLMTATLASPSWAADVDATSAIDAVTVYPDGATVTRVIAIDLASGDSTLVAKDFPLSLDPSSLRVEGEATAKLTIGTIDARPPRAAAPVNLPELDKRIEALNDERADLQGTIDAASSRRKFAERFAEASPAGLGEKGEARPITEWRAAFTAVAEEVAAADTAIRDATRKQREIDRQIAQLEADRSAKPPSKLEVRIDVASAAATKATLRVTYTVRNARWLPLYDARLDTGAKDRKPQLELVRRAEVTQSTGEDWSNVALGVSTVRIARGGSAPELGSLVAQYPQVPKPLAASSMPDSARLRSALAPAPEPSLADKVQRFKFGPGTTFAELEATPEIGDFQATFKIPGRVSLGAAEGAKSLRIASMSVPADLAVRAAPVQDPTAFLEASFKQTDDTALLPGKVAIYRDGVFVGRGKLSASAKDDIVRLGFGADDKVKVERAVLKRNEGSAGLLVTTSKTDERAFKTTVRNGHDFPIHVAIEDQLPVSENEDIIVEMLPATTPPTAKDIRDKRGVLEWSFDAKPGEVKDINFAWRVRWPKDKSMVIVPSG; this is translated from the coding sequence ATGCGCATGATCGCAAGATGTCTGGCGACGACGAGCCTGGTCCTGATGACCGCAACGCTCGCTTCGCCCTCATGGGCCGCCGATGTGGATGCCACATCGGCTATCGACGCCGTCACCGTCTATCCTGATGGCGCCACCGTCACCCGCGTGATTGCGATCGACCTGGCCTCCGGGGACTCGACGCTGGTTGCCAAGGATTTTCCGCTCTCGCTCGACCCATCCTCGCTCCGCGTCGAGGGCGAAGCGACTGCGAAACTCACCATCGGCACGATCGATGCGCGGCCGCCCCGCGCAGCGGCGCCGGTCAATCTGCCCGAGCTCGACAAGCGTATCGAGGCGCTCAACGACGAGCGCGCCGACCTGCAGGGCACGATCGATGCCGCGTCCTCCAGGCGCAAATTCGCGGAGCGCTTTGCCGAAGCATCTCCCGCCGGCCTTGGCGAGAAGGGCGAAGCGCGCCCGATCACCGAATGGCGCGCGGCGTTCACCGCCGTGGCGGAGGAAGTCGCGGCCGCCGACACTGCGATCCGCGATGCGACGCGAAAGCAGCGCGAGATCGATCGCCAGATCGCGCAGCTCGAGGCCGACCGATCCGCCAAGCCGCCAAGCAAGCTCGAGGTGCGCATCGACGTCGCCTCGGCCGCCGCGACGAAGGCGACGCTGCGGGTCACCTACACGGTGCGCAACGCGCGCTGGCTGCCGCTCTATGACGCCCGGCTCGACACCGGCGCCAAAGATCGCAAGCCGCAGCTCGAACTGGTCCGCCGTGCGGAAGTAACGCAGTCGACCGGCGAGGACTGGTCGAATGTCGCGCTCGGCGTTTCCACGGTCCGTATCGCCCGTGGCGGCAGCGCGCCAGAGCTCGGCTCGCTGGTCGCGCAATATCCGCAGGTGCCGAAGCCGTTGGCGGCGAGCTCGATGCCGGACAGCGCGCGCTTGCGCTCCGCGCTGGCGCCTGCCCCGGAGCCTTCGCTAGCCGATAAGGTCCAGCGGTTCAAATTTGGCCCAGGAACGACCTTCGCCGAGCTGGAGGCAACCCCCGAGATCGGTGACTTCCAGGCGACTTTCAAGATTCCCGGCCGCGTCAGTCTCGGCGCCGCCGAGGGCGCCAAGAGCCTGCGCATCGCCTCCATGAGCGTGCCGGCTGATCTTGCGGTGCGCGCCGCACCGGTGCAGGACCCCACCGCCTTCCTCGAAGCCAGCTTCAAGCAGACCGACGACACGGCGCTTTTGCCGGGCAAGGTCGCGATCTATCGTGACGGCGTTTTTGTCGGCCGCGGCAAGCTCTCGGCCTCGGCCAAGGACGATATCGTGCGGCTCGGCTTCGGCGCCGACGACAAGGTCAAGGTCGAGCGCGCGGTGCTCAAGCGCAACGAAGGTTCGGCCGGCCTCTTGGTCACGACGTCGAAGACCGACGAGCGCGCGTTCAAGACCACCGTGCGCAACGGTCATGATTTCCCGATTCACGTCGCGATCGAGGATCAGCTGCCGGTCAGCGAAAACGAGGACATCATCGTCGAGATGCTGCCCGCGACCACGCCCCCCACGGCAAAGGACATCCGCGACAAGCGTGGTGTGCTGGAATGGTCGTTCGATGCCAAGCCCGGCGAGGTCAAGGACATCAACTTCGCCTGGCGTGTCCGCTGGCCCAAGGACAAGAGCATGGTGATCGTGCCGTCGGGCTAG
- a CDS encoding carbohydrate ABC transporter permease, whose translation MTDTVAQVSVDAKAAPDTMAWDSGLRRLMMIYLPLGCFVLILLFPFYWMAITSFKPNAELMNYKEHNPFWISSPTLAHIKHLLFETAYPRWLWTTMLVAIGATTLSLIASTLAAYAIERLRFRGSPYVGLGIYLAYLVPPSILFIPLATVVVQFGLFDSPMALILVYPTFLVPFCTWLLIGYFKSIPYELEECALVDGATRLQILRRITLPLAVPGLISAGIFSFTLSWNEFIYALAFIQSGANKTVPVAILTELVTGDVYQWGALMAGSLLGSLPVAIFYSLFVDYYVSSLTGAVKE comes from the coding sequence ATGACTGATACGGTCGCGCAAGTCTCAGTCGACGCGAAAGCAGCCCCCGACACCATGGCCTGGGATTCCGGGCTGCGGCGGCTGATGATGATCTATCTGCCGCTTGGCTGCTTTGTGCTGATCCTGCTGTTTCCGTTCTATTGGATGGCGATCACCTCGTTCAAGCCGAACGCGGAGCTGATGAACTATAAGGAGCACAACCCGTTCTGGATTTCCTCGCCGACGCTGGCGCATATCAAGCACCTCCTGTTCGAGACCGCCTATCCGCGCTGGCTGTGGACCACGATGCTGGTCGCGATCGGGGCGACCACGCTGTCGCTGATCGCGAGCACGCTTGCCGCCTACGCGATCGAGCGCCTGCGCTTCCGCGGCAGTCCCTATGTCGGCCTTGGCATTTATCTCGCCTATCTCGTGCCACCGTCGATCCTGTTCATCCCGCTCGCGACCGTGGTGGTGCAGTTCGGCCTGTTCGACTCGCCGATGGCGCTGATCCTGGTCTATCCGACCTTCCTGGTGCCGTTCTGCACCTGGCTCCTGATCGGCTATTTCAAGTCGATCCCCTATGAGCTCGAGGAATGCGCATTGGTCGACGGCGCCACGCGCCTGCAGATCCTGCGGCGGATCACGCTGCCGCTCGCGGTGCCCGGCCTGATCTCGGCCGGCATCTTCTCCTTCACGCTGTCCTGGAACGAGTTCATCTACGCGCTCGCCTTCATCCAGAGCGGCGCCAACAAGACCGTGCCGGTCGCGATCCTGACCGAGCTCGTCACCGGCGACGTCTACCAATGGGGCGCGTTGATGGCGGGATCGCTGCTCGGCTCGCTGCCGGTTGCGATCTTCTATTCGCTGTTCGTGGACTATTACGTGTCATCGCTGACTGGCGCGGTGAAGGAGTAA
- a CDS encoding carbohydrate ABC transporter permease: MSVTTLSSPALAQRQPNWLVRLFDYKPFLVAMCLAPALGLLAVFLTYPLGLGIWLAFTDTTIGRKGEFIGLENFQYLLTDSLWWNAVFYSVVYTGIATFGKFALGFWLALLLNNHFPFKSVLRAIILLPWIVPTVLSALAFWWIYDPQFSIISYLLVDVLHWKSSNVDFLGSPWPARFSLIAANIWRGIPFVAISLLAGLQTISPSLYEAAMLDGASAWQRFRYITFPMMMPILAIVMTFSIIFTFTDFQLVYAITRGGPGNSTHLLATLAFQRGIAGGELGEGAAIAVSMIPFLVFATLFSYFGLARRKWQQGEAND; encoded by the coding sequence ATGTCCGTGACGACCCTCTCCTCTCCCGCGCTGGCACAGCGACAACCGAACTGGCTCGTTCGCCTGTTCGACTACAAGCCCTTCCTGGTCGCGATGTGCCTCGCGCCCGCGCTCGGGCTGCTTGCGGTGTTCCTGACCTATCCGCTCGGGCTCGGCATCTGGCTCGCCTTCACCGACACCACGATCGGGCGGAAGGGCGAGTTCATTGGCCTCGAGAATTTCCAGTATCTGCTCACCGATTCGCTGTGGTGGAACGCGGTGTTCTACAGCGTGGTCTACACGGGCATAGCGACCTTCGGAAAGTTCGCGCTCGGCTTCTGGCTGGCGCTGCTGCTCAACAACCATTTTCCGTTCAAGAGCGTGCTGCGCGCGATCATCCTGCTGCCCTGGATCGTGCCGACGGTGCTTTCGGCGCTGGCGTTCTGGTGGATCTACGATCCGCAGTTCTCGATCATCTCCTATTTGCTGGTCGACGTGCTGCATTGGAAGTCGAGCAATGTCGACTTCCTCGGCTCGCCTTGGCCGGCGCGGTTCTCGCTGATCGCCGCCAACATCTGGCGCGGCATTCCTTTCGTCGCGATCTCGCTGCTGGCAGGCCTGCAGACCATCTCGCCCTCGCTCTACGAGGCCGCGATGCTCGACGGCGCCAGCGCCTGGCAGCGCTTCCGCTACATCACCTTCCCGATGATGATGCCGATCCTCGCCATCGTCATGACGTTCTCGATCATCTTCACCTTTACCGACTTCCAGCTGGTTTACGCCATCACCCGCGGCGGGCCGGGCAATTCGACGCATTTGCTGGCAACGCTGGCGTTCCAGCGCGGCATCGCCGGCGGCGAGCTCGGAGAAGGCGCGGCGATCGCGGTGTCGATGATCCCGTTCCTGGTGTTCGCGACGCTGTTCTCCTATTTCGGCTTGGCGCGCCGCAAATGGCAGCAGGGAGAAGCCAATGACTGA
- a CDS encoding ABC transporter substrate-binding protein: MRNDITRRDALALGLSAATFAATGAAAQTSNIKAADVPAPKREIEKGASLRMLRPVRFVQADEDVFRANAAKFTKETGVEVKVDFVGWEDINQQTAVTANSGAGPDIIIGFSDAPHIYIDKLIELTDVADYVGKRYGGWLPLAQRYGKKNKSDTWIGLPFGASAGPLIYRKSILQSVGFDKVPEDHAGILDLCQKLQKAGKPAGFALGNAKGDGNGFASWALWSHNAALLDPDGNVTINSKETIAALNWVKQLYPTFIAGTTSWNDVSNNRAYSAQEISLTANGVSLYFSLKNDPATKAIADDSEHQLLPKGVAKVSPMAGLTLNAMVFKHSQYPNAAKAFLQYMLEKDQYEPWLNANSGYWAQPLAAYAEAAVWKGDPKVAIFKDTMNSTYYDGYAGPISTATGAVSADYVLIQMFASVATGAATPEAAAAEAEQRCKRYFRRQK, encoded by the coding sequence ATGAGGAATGACATCACACGTCGTGATGCCTTGGCGCTGGGCCTGTCTGCTGCGACGTTCGCCGCCACTGGTGCTGCAGCGCAAACTTCAAACATCAAAGCCGCCGACGTCCCGGCGCCCAAACGCGAGATCGAAAAGGGCGCAAGCCTGCGCATGCTGCGGCCGGTCCGCTTCGTCCAGGCCGACGAGGACGTGTTCCGCGCCAATGCGGCGAAGTTCACCAAGGAGACCGGCGTCGAGGTCAAGGTCGACTTCGTCGGCTGGGAGGATATCAACCAGCAGACCGCCGTGACCGCCAATTCCGGAGCCGGCCCCGACATCATCATCGGCTTCTCCGATGCGCCGCACATCTATATCGACAAGCTGATCGAGCTGACCGACGTCGCCGACTATGTCGGCAAGCGCTACGGCGGCTGGCTGCCGCTGGCGCAGCGCTACGGCAAGAAGAACAAGAGCGACACCTGGATCGGCCTGCCGTTCGGCGCGTCCGCTGGCCCCCTGATCTACCGCAAATCGATCCTGCAATCGGTCGGCTTCGACAAGGTGCCGGAAGACCATGCCGGCATTCTCGACCTCTGCCAGAAGCTGCAGAAGGCCGGCAAGCCCGCCGGCTTCGCGCTCGGCAACGCCAAGGGTGACGGCAACGGCTTTGCGAGCTGGGCGCTGTGGTCGCACAACGCGGCCCTGCTCGATCCGGATGGCAACGTCACCATCAACAGCAAGGAGACCATTGCCGCGCTGAACTGGGTCAAGCAGCTCTACCCGACCTTCATCGCCGGCACGACGTCGTGGAACGACGTCAGCAACAACCGCGCCTATTCCGCGCAGGAGATCTCGCTGACCGCCAACGGCGTCTCGCTGTATTTTTCGCTGAAGAACGATCCCGCGACCAAGGCCATCGCCGACGACAGCGAACATCAATTGCTGCCGAAGGGCGTCGCCAAGGTCTCGCCGATGGCGGGCCTGACGCTGAACGCCATGGTGTTCAAGCACAGCCAGTATCCCAACGCCGCAAAGGCGTTCCTGCAGTACATGCTGGAGAAGGACCAGTACGAGCCGTGGCTCAATGCCAATTCCGGCTATTGGGCGCAGCCGCTCGCCGCCTACGCGGAGGCCGCCGTGTGGAAAGGTGATCCCAAGGTCGCGATCTTCAAGGATACGATGAACAGCACCTATTACGACGGCTATGCCGGTCCGATCTCGACGGCGACCGGTGCCGTCAGCGCCGACTACGTGCTGATCCAGATGTTCGCCTCCGTTGCGACCGGCGCGGCCACGCCCGAGGCCGCGGCCGCGGAAGCCGAGCAGCGCTGCAAGCGGTATTTCCGGCGGCAGAAGTAA
- a CDS encoding C-terminal binding protein: MPKYRVVTPKGASFTVAGSDYSYEREALDPIDAEIVEAPANEAEFIAAAKNADAIYAKGIPITKTIIDSLQSCKVITLGSVGVDSVDVKAATARGIPVTNIPDTFIEEVADHAMMLLLSGFRRLVEQDKMVRTGRWAEGRPALLKIPRLMGQTLGFVSFGRVARAVAKRAAPFGLRMMAYDPFIQETLMWDHGVIPATLNEVLSQSDFVSMHAPARPEVHHMLTEKHFRQMKKGSIFINTGRGATVDEESLIKALQEGWIAHAALDVLEKEPPSHNNPLLGMENVTLTAHVASASARFDEARKRRVGYELSLVLQGMWPVSCVNPSVLQDTALRRWQPVGMDRGPNS, encoded by the coding sequence ATGCCGAAATACAGGGTGGTGACGCCGAAGGGCGCGAGCTTCACGGTCGCCGGCAGCGACTATTCCTACGAGCGCGAGGCGCTCGATCCGATCGATGCCGAGATCGTCGAGGCGCCGGCCAACGAGGCCGAGTTCATCGCCGCCGCGAAGAATGCCGACGCGATCTACGCCAAGGGCATCCCGATCACCAAGACCATCATCGACAGCTTGCAGAGCTGCAAGGTCATCACGCTCGGCTCGGTCGGCGTCGACAGCGTCGACGTCAAGGCGGCGACCGCGCGTGGCATTCCCGTCACCAACATCCCCGACACCTTCATCGAGGAGGTCGCCGACCACGCCATGATGCTGCTGCTGTCAGGCTTCCGCCGCCTGGTCGAGCAGGACAAGATGGTGCGCACCGGACGCTGGGCCGAGGGCCGGCCGGCGCTGCTCAAGATTCCGCGACTGATGGGACAGACGCTCGGATTCGTCTCGTTCGGCCGCGTCGCGCGCGCGGTTGCGAAGCGCGCAGCTCCCTTCGGCCTGCGCATGATGGCATACGATCCCTTCATCCAGGAAACCTTGATGTGGGACCACGGCGTCATTCCGGCGACGCTGAACGAAGTGCTGTCGCAATCCGACTTCGTCTCGATGCACGCTCCCGCCCGGCCCGAAGTGCATCACATGCTCACCGAGAAACACTTTCGGCAGATGAAGAAGGGCTCGATCTTCATCAACACCGGGCGTGGCGCCACCGTCGACGAGGAAAGCCTGATCAAGGCGCTGCAGGAGGGCTGGATCGCGCATGCCGCGCTCGATGTGCTGGAGAAGGAACCGCCCTCGCACAACAACCCGCTGCTCGGCATGGAGAACGTGACCCTGACCGCCCATGTCGCCTCGGCCTCGGCACGGTTCGACGAGGCGCGCAAGCGCCGGGTGGGCTACGAATTGTCACTGGTGCTTCAGGGCATGTGGCCGGTAAGCTGCGTCAACCCGTCGGTGCTGCAAGACACCGCGCTCCGCCGCTGGCAACCCGTCGGCATGGATCGCGGCCCGAACAGCTAA
- a CDS encoding methyl-accepting chemotaxis protein, with the protein MKLSNLKIAPKLGILVGVTLLGLCISGVLAGYLMKRAMIDARIDQTKAIVDLARNYAAALKKRVDAGELTKDAAMAELRRYGNAMTYDNGSGYLFGTSYDGITQLAPDPKQIGMNRMDVVTNGRKLSVELMEGVKANGSILLYYEYVKPGQETPIRKIGYAVAVPGFDMYLGTGAYLEDIDAKMSPVYWLLGLAMLGIVIVAGSVAWMIGRSISRPLALLGTRMKDLAEGKLDGDIPGVGRGDEVGAMASTVQIFKDNAVRIREIEKSELDAKDRAATDRRRAMEDIANDFERSVNGIVRSVSSAAAGMQSTAQSMTATASDASSRAATVGAASQKASGNVGTVAAAAEELSSSVAEISRQVTRSTEVAGRAVSDAERTNATVQELSTGAEKIGEVVKLIHSIAAQTNLLALNATIEAARAGESGRGFAVVASEVKALANQTAKATEEISAQVAAMQTSTSDAVAAIGGITQTIAEMSEITAGISASIEQQGEATREIARNIQSVAAGSSEINAHIGSVTSAAEATGTAAGDVLTNARELDHQSGALRSAVDGFLAKVRAA; encoded by the coding sequence GTGAAGTTGAGCAACCTGAAGATCGCCCCGAAGCTTGGCATCCTTGTCGGGGTCACGCTGCTTGGCCTGTGCATCTCCGGAGTCCTGGCCGGTTACCTGATGAAGCGCGCCATGATCGATGCGCGCATCGATCAGACCAAGGCGATCGTCGATCTCGCCCGCAACTATGCGGCTGCGCTGAAGAAGCGTGTCGACGCCGGTGAGCTGACGAAGGATGCGGCCATGGCCGAGCTTCGTCGCTACGGCAATGCGATGACCTACGATAACGGCTCGGGCTATCTGTTCGGCACGTCTTACGACGGTATCACCCAGCTCGCGCCCGATCCGAAGCAGATCGGGATGAACCGCATGGACGTCGTGACCAATGGTCGCAAGCTCTCGGTCGAGCTGATGGAAGGCGTCAAGGCCAACGGTTCGATCCTGCTGTACTACGAATATGTGAAGCCCGGTCAGGAAACGCCGATCCGCAAGATCGGCTACGCGGTGGCCGTTCCCGGCTTCGACATGTATCTCGGCACCGGCGCCTATCTCGAGGACATCGATGCCAAGATGAGCCCGGTCTACTGGCTGCTCGGCCTTGCCATGCTCGGCATCGTCATCGTCGCCGGCAGCGTCGCCTGGATGATCGGCCGCAGCATCAGCCGTCCGCTGGCGCTGCTCGGCACGCGCATGAAGGATCTCGCCGAGGGCAAGCTTGACGGCGACATCCCCGGCGTCGGCCGCGGTGACGAGGTCGGCGCGATGGCGTCGACCGTCCAGATCTTCAAGGACAACGCGGTCCGCATCCGCGAGATCGAGAAGAGCGAGCTGGACGCCAAGGATCGGGCCGCGACGGACCGTCGCCGCGCGATGGAAGATATCGCCAACGACTTCGAACGCAGCGTCAACGGCATCGTCCGCTCGGTCTCCTCGGCTGCGGCCGGCATGCAGTCGACCGCGCAGTCGATGACCGCGACCGCCAGCGATGCCTCCTCGCGCGCGGCAACGGTCGGCGCGGCCTCGCAAAAGGCCTCCGGCAATGTCGGCACGGTTGCGGCGGCCGCGGAAGAGCTGTCGAGCTCGGTTGCGGAAATCTCCCGCCAGGTGACGCGTTCGACCGAGGTCGCGGGCCGTGCCGTCAGCGATGCCGAACGCACCAACGCCACGGTGCAGGAGCTTTCGACCGGCGCCGAGAAGATCGGCGAGGTGGTCAAGCTCATTCATTCGATCGCGGCGCAGACCAATCTGCTCGCGCTCAACGCCACCATCGAGGCGGCGCGCGCCGGTGAATCCGGCCGCGGCTTCGCCGTCGTCGCCTCCGAGGTCAAGGCGCTGGCCAACCAGACCGCCAAGGCGACCGAGGAAATCTCCGCGCAAGTGGCGGCGATGCAAACCTCGACCAGCGACGCGGTCGCCGCGATCGGCGGCATCACCCAGACCATCGCCGAGATGAGCGAGATCACCGCCGGCATCTCGGCCTCGATCGAGCAGCAGGGCGAAGCGACGCGCGAGATTGCGCGCAACATCCAGTCGGTCGCGGCCGGCTCGAGCGAGATCAATGCCCATATCGGCAGCGTCACCTCGGCCGCGGAAGCGACCGGCACGGCGGCCGGCGACGTGCTGACCAACGCCCGCGAGCTGGACCACCAGTCCGGCGCGCTGCGCAGCGCGGTGGACGGCTTCCTCGCCAAGGTCCGCGCGGCGTAA
- a CDS encoding DMT family transporter: MTIASPAPPASNPASWLNNQPYLLLSLSSLFWAGNIVIARHVGAHVPPLTVTTIRWFGVFLILLPFSWPHLKRDWPALRKSLPLMLFLSLVGFAFNNAISYWAMQYTEALNALLIQSAGPLFVALWSLVLFGVRLTGGQLGGIAISLIGVLVIILRGDLAALAGISFNRGDIMFASSLVAFGLYSAFIPRRPKIHQLSFLSFTTCCGATILLPAAVWEAWQGNVIQFDAVTLMTLGYILIFPSTLAYLFFNRGVALIGPNRAAPFFHLVPVFGSAMAILLLGEKLQPFHLIGYALVLAGVVIASRQGSAVK; the protein is encoded by the coding sequence ATGACGATTGCTTCGCCCGCGCCACCTGCCTCGAACCCGGCCAGCTGGCTCAACAACCAGCCTTATCTGCTGCTCAGCCTGAGCTCGCTGTTCTGGGCCGGCAACATCGTGATCGCGCGCCATGTCGGCGCGCATGTGCCGCCGTTGACGGTGACCACGATCCGCTGGTTCGGCGTATTCCTGATTCTGCTGCCGTTTTCATGGCCACATCTGAAGCGCGACTGGCCAGCCTTGCGCAAAAGCCTGCCCCTGATGCTGTTCCTGTCGCTGGTCGGCTTTGCCTTCAACAACGCGATCTCCTACTGGGCGATGCAATATACCGAGGCGCTGAACGCGCTGCTGATCCAGTCAGCAGGTCCCCTGTTCGTGGCGCTGTGGTCTCTGGTGCTGTTCGGCGTGCGACTGACCGGCGGCCAGCTTGGCGGCATCGCGATCTCGCTGATCGGCGTGCTGGTCATCATTCTGCGCGGCGATCTCGCGGCGCTGGCCGGCATCTCGTTCAACCGGGGCGACATCATGTTCGCCTCCTCGCTGGTGGCGTTCGGGCTCTACTCCGCCTTCATCCCGCGCCGGCCGAAAATCCACCAGCTGTCGTTCCTGTCCTTCACCACCTGCTGCGGCGCCACGATCCTGCTGCCGGCGGCGGTCTGGGAGGCTTGGCAGGGCAATGTCATCCAGTTCGACGCCGTGACGCTGATGACGCTCGGCTACATCCTGATCTTCCCGTCCACGCTCGCCTATCTCTTCTTCAATCGCGGCGTCGCGCTGATCGGGCCGAACCGCGCCGCGCCCTTCTTCCACCTGGTGCCGGTGTTCGGCTCGGCGATGGCGATCCTGCTGCTCGGCGAAAAGCTGCAGCCGTTCCACCTGATCGGCTACGCGCTGGTGCTCGCCGGCGTCGTCATCGCCTCGCGCCAGGGCTCGGCGGTGAAGTAA
- a CDS encoding DUF1330 domain-containing protein → MLNIQGLEALEPHAPVVMLNLMRFHPHSLDGDGSGWDAYLRYSAITVPMIKARGGTLLWTGEAKAVALGPYDGNAWDFVALVYYPSVAAFLDMMTSETYETRADPHRINGCAEHVIIALNEAYSKFRTT, encoded by the coding sequence ATGTTGAACATTCAGGGGCTCGAAGCGCTCGAGCCGCATGCGCCGGTGGTGATGCTCAACCTGATGCGCTTTCACCCGCACTCGCTCGACGGCGATGGTTCGGGGTGGGATGCTTATCTTCGTTACAGTGCGATCACCGTGCCAATGATCAAAGCGCGTGGCGGCACCTTGCTGTGGACCGGTGAGGCCAAGGCGGTCGCGCTTGGACCTTACGATGGCAACGCGTGGGACTTCGTCGCGCTGGTCTATTATCCCTCGGTCGCAGCTTTCCTGGACATGATGACGTCGGAGACCTACGAGACGCGGGCCGATCCGCATCGCATCAACGGCTGTGCCGAGCACGTCATCATCGCGTTGAACGAAGCCTACAGCAAGTTCAGGACGACATAA
- a CDS encoding DMT family transporter → MSATGHTSSAEASGQHWIANQPYLLLSITALCWAGNAVVGRLAAGHIPPVTLSFLRWFFAFLLVLPFAWKHLAQDWSAIRSKLGLMVALSITGIGAFNTLQYWALEHTQALNTLLLQSAAPLVVALWSLVILGVSLTAAQAFGVLLSMCGVLIILLHGDVTTLSNIAFNKGDLIFIVALIIFALYSVLTLKRPPIHGLSFLAFTFGAGAACLIPLEIWEISARPVMKLDGPNLLTLFYVAVFPSTLAYLCFNRGVRLIGANRAAPFFHVVPVFGSIMAMVFLGERPQAFHLIGFALVLSGVFVASRKQTS, encoded by the coding sequence ATGTCCGCCACCGGCCACACCTCGAGCGCCGAAGCGTCCGGCCAGCACTGGATTGCCAACCAGCCTTACCTCCTGCTCAGCATCACCGCGCTGTGCTGGGCCGGCAATGCCGTCGTGGGGCGCCTTGCCGCCGGCCATATCCCACCGGTGACGCTGTCCTTCCTGCGCTGGTTCTTCGCCTTCCTGCTGGTGCTGCCATTCGCCTGGAAGCATCTTGCCCAGGACTGGTCCGCGATCCGCAGCAAGCTTGGCCTGATGGTCGCGCTGTCGATCACCGGCATCGGCGCCTTCAACACCCTGCAATATTGGGCGCTGGAGCATACCCAGGCGCTCAACACCCTGTTGCTGCAGTCGGCCGCGCCCCTGGTCGTGGCGCTGTGGTCGCTGGTCATCCTCGGTGTCAGTCTCACCGCGGCGCAGGCCTTCGGCGTATTGCTCTCGATGTGCGGCGTGCTGATCATCCTTCTGCACGGCGATGTCACCACGCTGTCGAACATCGCCTTCAACAAGGGCGACCTGATCTTCATCGTCGCACTGATCATCTTCGCGCTCTATTCGGTGCTGACCTTGAAGCGGCCGCCGATCCACGGCCTGTCGTTCCTCGCCTTCACCTTCGGCGCCGGGGCCGCCTGCCTCATTCCGCTGGAGATCTGGGAAATATCGGCGCGCCCCGTCATGAAGCTGGACGGGCCGAACCTGCTCACTTTGTTCTATGTCGCGGTGTTTCCCTCGACGCTGGCCTATCTCTGCTTCAACCGCGGCGTCAGGCTGATCGGCGCCAACCGCGCCGCGCCGTTCTTCCACGTCGTGCCGGTGTTCGGCTCGATCATGGCGATGGTCTTCCTGGGCGAGCGCCCGCAGGCCTTCCACCTCATCGGCTTCGCGCTGGTTCTGTCGGGCGTATTCGTGGCGTCAAGGAAGCAGACGAGCTGA